The Metabacillus litoralis genome contains a region encoding:
- a CDS encoding response regulator produces MYKLIVVEDDRIIRRGICQSIKWEDHGFIVAGEAGDGEVALDLIRKEQPQVVISDINMPFMDGLEMGNKIKEISPKTRIIFLSGYEDFKYAQQAIKLKAFDYLLKPVDSEQLLNKAKEAASDWEMATREEMKIKESLPYLQQKFFQRLINDGDQRIDVEKELAELGVELEGPYYAAILIHSSIRLDEERKKSLIDISSSLFSNGSFSVVRIDSNECTVFLSLKDEGDVRKGQLAQKIIESLNFVEDAVTITLGRSYPNVFEIGKSLVETRLAMDLKHIMGKGKVFSFEDTVSSKEEKECLKELESELESQIKLGIPDKVSEALDQLNKAIVERKSLPLTDLKILALKFSTMLFFEVEKWKQEELKSFNTSDVYQDILKMETLSEMMKILNSLIFQWRKEMNKKDDKNHFSHVDQAIKYIKQHFHDSTLTLKKVAEYIHVSTPYLSNLFKLEKGFNFGDYLLEIRMKKAMEELREADIKTYEVCEKVGYNNPQYFSICFKKFTGYTPAEYKKQFK; encoded by the coding sequence ATGTATAAGTTGATTGTTGTTGAAGATGATCGCATTATTCGGCGGGGAATTTGTCAGTCAATCAAATGGGAAGACCATGGTTTTATTGTTGCAGGGGAAGCAGGAGATGGCGAGGTAGCACTCGATTTAATAAGAAAAGAGCAGCCGCAAGTTGTCATATCTGATATTAATATGCCATTTATGGATGGATTAGAAATGGGGAACAAAATAAAAGAAATTAGTCCGAAAACAAGAATTATTTTTCTATCAGGATATGAAGATTTCAAATATGCTCAACAAGCTATAAAACTCAAAGCGTTTGATTATTTATTAAAGCCAGTCGATTCAGAGCAATTGCTTAACAAAGCCAAAGAAGCAGCGTCAGATTGGGAAATGGCGACGAGAGAAGAAATGAAAATCAAAGAATCCTTGCCATATCTTCAACAAAAATTTTTTCAAAGGCTGATAAATGATGGAGATCAGCGAATAGACGTGGAGAAAGAATTAGCTGAGTTAGGAGTTGAACTAGAGGGACCATATTATGCTGCTATTCTTATTCATTCTTCTATTCGTTTAGATGAAGAAAGGAAAAAAAGCCTCATAGATATCAGTTCCTCTCTTTTCTCAAATGGAAGTTTTAGTGTAGTAAGAATTGATTCAAATGAGTGTACTGTTTTTTTATCACTAAAAGATGAAGGTGATGTAAGGAAAGGACAGTTAGCTCAAAAGATAATTGAGTCCTTAAATTTTGTAGAAGATGCTGTCACAATTACGCTTGGTCGATCATACCCAAATGTATTTGAAATCGGAAAGTCTCTAGTAGAAACCCGATTAGCGATGGATTTAAAACATATTATGGGAAAAGGTAAGGTTTTTTCTTTTGAAGATACCGTATCAAGTAAAGAAGAAAAAGAGTGCTTAAAAGAGCTAGAATCAGAGTTAGAAAGTCAGATTAAATTAGGTATACCTGATAAGGTAAGTGAGGCACTTGATCAACTAAATAAAGCAATTGTTGAAAGGAAGTCATTGCCATTAACTGATTTAAAAATCCTTGCTTTAAAGTTTAGTACGATGCTCTTTTTTGAAGTTGAGAAGTGGAAACAAGAGGAGCTAAAGAGCTTTAACACATCTGACGTTTATCAAGATATCCTCAAAATGGAAACCCTTTCAGAAATGATGAAAATTCTTAACAGCCTTATTTTTCAATGGCGCAAAGAAATGAATAAAAAAGATGATAAAAATCACTTTAGCCATGTTGACCAAGCGATTAAATATATCAAGCAACATTTCCATGATAGTACGTTAACACTAAAAAAAGTTGCTGAGTATATCCATGTTAGCACTCCATATTTAAGCAATTTATTTAAACTCGAAAAAGGGTTTAATTTTGGAGACTATTTGTTGGAAATAAGGATGAAGAAAGCGATGGAAGAATTGCGAGAAGCTGATATAAAAACGTATGAAGTATGTGAAAAAGTCGGCTATAACAACCCACAATATTTTAGTATTTGTTTTAAAAAATTCACTGGTTATACTCCTGCCGAGTATAAAAAGCAGTTTAAATAA
- a CDS encoding oligogalacturonate lyase family protein gives MIGKEFSSEIKEFFDEKTGNIVKQLTSDGSNNFHFYFTDNSFCKGDQEIYFLSDRSSEWPEVYNLFKMNLSNGKMQQLTDELKGITPSFHTKTPDGDIVVYVTGNSLKKIEISTLKTTVLYEEKLGIQLGHPHISADKRYVGMARNEVVPIERGANYKGFKETMYGIKKGWITLISMDGKEVFDVFEDTHWLGHFQFSPINSSLAIFCHEGPWNLVHQRIWLLDLRSRSPKPLYRQGEDDCIGHEFWTSDGKIFFDNRRKGHDGTITIHKTQATIQNAPLSGQIPFVGLADDKGNLIKQIDLPFYCNHYHSNYNNTLLIGDEVDDLVLIDLSGEKATIKTLFSHNTSWNTQKTHCHPTFSWNNELILFTSDREGACNLYLIELPK, from the coding sequence ATGATTGGCAAGGAGTTTTCTTCAGAAATCAAGGAGTTTTTTGATGAAAAGACAGGAAACATTGTTAAACAGTTAACATCTGATGGCTCTAATAACTTCCATTTTTATTTTACTGATAACTCTTTTTGTAAGGGTGATCAAGAAATCTATTTTTTATCGGATCGTTCATCTGAATGGCCTGAAGTCTATAATCTTTTTAAAATGAACTTAAGTAATGGGAAAATGCAGCAGTTAACGGATGAATTAAAGGGCATCACCCCCAGCTTTCATACGAAAACTCCTGATGGTGACATAGTCGTATATGTAACAGGAAATTCACTTAAAAAGATAGAGATTTCAACACTCAAAACCACAGTGCTTTATGAAGAAAAACTAGGTATTCAATTAGGACACCCTCATATTTCTGCGGATAAAAGGTATGTTGGTATGGCTCGGAATGAAGTTGTTCCGATAGAAAGAGGGGCTAATTATAAGGGCTTTAAAGAAACAATGTATGGAATAAAAAAAGGTTGGATTACATTGATCAGCATGGATGGGAAAGAGGTTTTTGATGTTTTTGAAGATACCCATTGGCTTGGGCATTTTCAGTTTTCTCCAATAAATAGTAGCTTGGCAATATTTTGTCATGAGGGACCGTGGAATCTTGTTCATCAACGGATTTGGCTATTAGATCTTCGTTCACGTTCACCTAAGCCCCTTTATAGGCAAGGGGAAGATGATTGTATCGGCCATGAATTCTGGACCAGTGATGGGAAAATCTTTTTTGATAATCGCCGTAAAGGTCATGATGGTACGATTACGATTCATAAAACACAGGCAACCATTCAGAATGCACCTTTATCGGGTCAGATTCCATTTGTGGGATTAGCCGATGATAAAGGAAACTTAATTAAACAAATAGATTTGCCTTTTTACTGCAATCACTATCATAGCAATTATAACAATACCCTGTTAATTGGTGATGAAGTCGATGATTTAGTTTTAATAGATTTATCAGGAGAGAAGGCGACCATTAAAACGTTATTTTCTCACAATACGAGTTGGAACACTCAAAAAACTCACTGCCATCCTACCTTCAGCTGGAACAATGAATTGATTTTATTTACTTCTGACCGCGAAGGAGCATGTAATCTTTACTTAATTGAATTACCTAAGTAA
- a CDS encoding cupin domain-containing protein — MFKYGKSIEAISVDEGVQRKLLGYGGSLMMTEVAFKKDAVGSNHSHPHEQVSYIIQGSFEFNLNGNVQIVEKGDSVYIPANTLHGVKALEDDCIILDVFTPQREDFLEEK, encoded by the coding sequence ATGTTTAAATATGGAAAAAGCATTGAGGCTATTTCTGTAGATGAAGGGGTACAACGGAAGCTTTTAGGCTACGGAGGAAGCCTGATGATGACAGAGGTAGCCTTTAAAAAAGATGCTGTTGGAAGCAACCATTCTCATCCTCATGAACAGGTGAGTTATATCATTCAGGGAAGTTTTGAGTTTAATCTGAATGGAAATGTCCAAATTGTTGAAAAGGGAGACAGTGTCTACATCCCAGCAAACACACTTCACGGTGTAAAAGCTCTTGAGGACGATTGCATTATTTTAGACGTTTTTACACCACAGCGCGAAGACTTTTTAGAAGAAAAGTAA
- a CDS encoding pectate lyase family protein produces the protein MKKAISTMLAASLFSFGLSSVSAASNDLGKEVLQSKDGWASYGNGTTGGSQADEHHIYTVTNREELIRALGGDNKTNGQNLTPKIIYVKGTIELNVDEHNNLVGPEYYANGTGYDFNDYLEAYHPETWGYEEEVEGNLEDARAGAQQKQKEQIVINVGSNTSIIGIGNDAKIIGGSLILSRVENIIIRNIEFEAPRDFFPQWDPTDGTYGEWNSEYDNVSITNGTENVWIDHNTFTDGEHTDASFGKYFGRTYQQHDGLLDVTNGSNYVTISYNKFEDHDKVMLIGSSDSRTTDKEKLKVTIHHNYFKNLTQRLPRVRYGEVHVYNNYYEFTNNSDYKFDYALGVGVESKIYAENNFFNFDYDVDPASIIHYWKGTSIYEEGTFINGTSKTNRVDLVKAHNQGNEVQLNENVGWKPSLYTKFHPTQAVPALVKAKAGVGKVD, from the coding sequence ATGAAAAAGGCAATTAGTACAATGTTAGCAGCATCTTTATTCAGTTTTGGTCTTTCTTCCGTGTCGGCTGCTTCAAACGATTTAGGAAAAGAAGTTTTGCAATCAAAGGATGGCTGGGCCTCTTATGGAAATGGGACAACAGGTGGAAGTCAAGCTGATGAACATCATATTTATACTGTAACAAATAGAGAAGAATTGATTCGAGCACTAGGCGGTGACAATAAGACGAACGGTCAGAATCTTACACCGAAGATCATCTATGTAAAAGGAACAATCGAGCTTAATGTAGATGAACATAATAATTTAGTTGGACCAGAATACTATGCTAATGGGACAGGGTATGATTTTAATGATTACCTTGAGGCTTATCATCCTGAAACATGGGGTTATGAAGAGGAAGTAGAAGGTAATCTTGAGGATGCACGTGCTGGGGCTCAACAAAAACAAAAGGAACAAATTGTTATTAATGTTGGTTCAAATACATCGATCATCGGAATTGGCAATGATGCCAAGATAATTGGGGGAAGTCTTATCTTAAGTAGAGTGGAAAACATCATTATACGCAACATAGAGTTTGAAGCACCGCGTGACTTCTTTCCACAATGGGATCCAACAGATGGAACATATGGTGAGTGGAATTCTGAGTATGATAATGTATCGATCACCAATGGAACTGAAAACGTATGGATCGATCATAATACATTTACTGACGGAGAACATACAGACGCTTCTTTTGGAAAATATTTTGGCCGTACCTACCAACAGCATGATGGATTGTTAGATGTAACGAACGGTTCAAACTATGTGACTATATCGTATAACAAGTTTGAAGATCACGATAAAGTGATGTTAATTGGGTCGAGTGACAGCCGAACGACAGACAAGGAAAAGTTAAAAGTAACAATCCACCATAATTATTTCAAAAATCTAACTCAGCGTTTACCCCGAGTACGATATGGGGAGGTACACGTTTATAACAACTATTATGAGTTTACAAATAACTCTGACTACAAATTCGATTATGCACTAGGCGTAGGAGTTGAATCGAAAATTTATGCAGAAAACAATTTCTTCAACTTTGATTATGATGTAGATCCTGCTAGTATTATTCACTATTGGAAAGGAACATCTATCTATGAAGAAGGTACATTCATAAATGGAACTAGCAAGACAAATAGGGTAGACCTAGTTAAAGCCCATAATCAAGGAAATGAAGTGCAATTAAATGAAAATGTAGGCTGGAAACCATCCTTATACACGAAGTTTCATCCAACCCAGGCTGTTCCTGCCCTTGTAAAGGCAAAAGCGGGTGTAGGGAAAGTAGATTAA